The sequence acgcatcagagaggctttgaaaaccagtttcatgactggccaggctacggtgtgaaagttctgtttgtttctccttgatgaaaccccctgccccttggttcactctacttccctgtaagctaaccaccctcccctcctccctttggtcaccgcttgcagaggcaataaagtcattgttgcttcacattcatgcattctttattcattcatcacacaaatagggggatgactaccaaggtagcccaggaggggtggtggaggagggaaggaaaatgccacacagcactttaaaagtttacaactttaacatttattgaatgacagccttctttttggggggcaatcctctgtggtggagtggctggttggccgaggcccccccaccgcgttcttgggcgtctgggtgtggaggctatggaacttggggaggagggtggttggttacacaggggctgtagtggcagtctgtgctccagctgccttttctgcagctcaaccatacactggagcatactggtttggtcctccagcagcctcagcattgaatcctgcctcctctcatcacgctgccgccacattcgagcttcagccctgtcttcagcccgccacttactctcttcagcccgccacttactctcttcagcccgccacctcttctcctggtcattttgtgctttcctgcagtctgacattatttgcctccacgcattcgtctgtgctctgtcagtgtgggaggacagcatgagctcggagaacatttcatctcgagtgcgtttttttttctttctaatcttcactagcctttgggaaggagaagatcctgtgatcattgaaacacatgcagctggtggagaaaagaaaagggacagcggtatttaaaaagacacattttataaaacactggctacactctttcagggtaaaccttgctgttaacattacatacatagcacatgtgctttcgttacaaggtcacattttgcctccccccaccgcgtggctaccccctcaaccctcccccctccacgtggctaacagcggggaacatttctgttcagccgcaggcaaacagcccagcaggaatgggctcctctgagtgtcccctgaagaaaagcaccctatttcaaccaggtgaccatggattatatctcactctcctgaggataacacacgaacggatgttgcttgaatgccagcaaacatacactgcaatgctttgttgtacaatgattcccgagtacgtgttactggcctggagtggtaaagtgtcctaccatgaaggacgcaataagtctgccctccccagaaaccttttgcaaaggctttgggagtatatccaggagagccgcgaatgccagggcaaagtaatcctttcacatgcttgcttttaaaccatgtatagtattttaaaaggtacactcaccggaggtcccttctccgcctgctgggtccaggaggcagccttgggtgggttcagggggtactggctccaggtccagggtgagaaacagttcctggctgtcgggaaaaccagtttctccgcttgcttgctgtgagctatctacaacctcgtcatcatcatcatcttcttcgtccccaaaacctgcttccgtattgtctccatctccattgaaggagtcaaacaacacggctggggtagtggtggctgaaccccctaaaatggcatgcagctcatcatagaagcggcatgtttggggctctgacccggagcggccgttcgcctctctggttttctggtaggcttgcctcagctccttcagtttcacgcggcactgcttcgggtccctgttatggcctctgtccttcatgccctgggagattttgacaaaggttttggcatttcgaaaactggaacggagttctgatagcacggattcctctccccatacagcgatcagatcccgtacctcccgttcggtccatgctggagctcttttgcgattctgagactccatcatggtcacctctgctgatgagctctgcatggttacctgcagcttgccacgctggccaaacaggaaatgagattcaaaagttcgcggttcttttcctggtttcagagtaacagccgtgttagtctgtattcgtaaaaagaaaaaagaaaaggagtacttgtggcaccttagagactaaccagtttatttgagcatgagctttcgtgagctacagctcacttcatcggatgcatagcatatcgtggaaactgcagaagacattatatacacacagagaccatgaaacaaaacttcctcccaccccactgtcctgctgctaacagcttatctaaagtgatcatcaaggagggccatttccagcacaaatccaggttttctcacccttcccccccccccacagacacacatacaaactcactctcctgctggtaatagcccatccctctttgaaacctctctttataatgcgcatgataatcaaggtgggtcatttccagcactaatccaggttttctcaccccccccccccacacacacccccctccaaaaaccacacacacaaactcactctcctgctggcaatagctcatcttacaatgtgcacagcaataatccaagtttaaccagaacgtcttgggggggggtttgtaggaaaaaaacaaggggagataggctaccttgcataatgacttagccactcccagtctctattcaagcccagattaatagtatccaatttgcaaatgaattccaattcagcagtttctcgctggagtctggatttgaagtttttttgctttaagatagcgaccctcatgtctgtgattgcgtgaccagagagattgaagtgttctccgactggtttatgaatgttataattcttaacatctgatttgtgtccatttattcttttacgtagagactgtccagtttgaccaatgtacatggcagaggggcattgctggcacatgatggcatatatcacattggtggatgtgcaggtgaacgagcctctgatagtgtggctgatgttgttaggccctgtgatggtgttccctgaatagatatgtgggcacagttggcaacgggctttgttgcaaggataggttcctgggttagtggttctgttgtgtggtatgtggttgttggtgagtatttgcttcaggttggggggctgtctgtaggcaaggactggtctttctcccaagatttgtgagagtgttgggtcatccttcaggataggttgtagatccttaataatgcgttggaggggttttagttgggggctgaaggtgacggctagtggtgttctgttattttctttgttaggcctgtcctgtagtaggtgacttctgggaactcttctggctctatcaatctgtttcttcacttccgcaggtgggtattgtagttgtaagaatgcttgatagagatcttgtaggtgtttgtctctgtctgaggggttggagcaaatgtatcgcagagcttggctgtagacgatggatcgtgtggtgtggtcagggtgaaagctggaggcatgtaggtaggaatagcggtcagtaggtttccggtatagggtggtgttgatgtgaccatcgtttattagcactgtagtgtccaggaagtggatctcttgtgtggactggaccaggctgaggttgatggtgggatggaaattgttgaaatcatggtggaattcctcaagggcttcttttccatgggtccagatgatgaagatgtcatcaatatagcgcaagtaaagtaggggcgttaggggacgagagctgaggaagcgttgttctaaatcagccgtaaaaatgttggcatactgtggggccatgcgggtacccatagcagtgccgctgatctgaaggtatacattgtccccaaatgtaaaatagttatgggtaaggacaaagtcacaaagttcagccaccaggttcttttcctgtctacctggccagtgcatctgagttgagagtgctgtccagagcggtcaaaatggagcactctgggatagctcccggaggccaataccgtcgaattgtgtccacagtaccccaaattcgacccggcaaggccgatttaagcgctaatccacttggggtggagtaaggaaatcgattttaagagccctttaagtcgaaataaagggcttcatcgtgtggacgggtgcaggtttacatcgatttaatgctgctaaattcgacctaaagtcctagtgtagaccagggcttagagtggCTAGCCTGCGCTGCCACTCACTGCTGCCTGGGCTACTGCagttacacttctatttttagagtgctagcaggGATGTCTGCTTGCTCTGGAATCAcaccccccagctccatgtgtaGACGAAGCCTTAGTGCTGTAAAACAAGGCTTTCAAAATTTGGTTAACATGTGGGTACCTATATTAAATCAACACTCAAATCAGTGCCTCTATAATCTTCCACCATCACAgactttaaaacaacaacaaaaagcattgTAACTTCCATAGAATGCTGTAGCAAGCCACTGGTGAAATAACTGGAATGGCAAGAATGCCCTCCTTATGAAAAACTAATAGAGGATTCCTAGGGAACTAATCATACTGGCAGACAAACCTGATCTTTAGAACCTAAGAGCAGGGAAATTATTTTCAGACATAGCAATCTGCTCTGCCCAAGTGaaatggctggatgttgaagttagacaaattcagactagaaataaagtgtaaatttttaacagtgagggtaattaaccatctGAAACAGCTTACCAAGGGTCacactggattctccatcactggcaatttttaaaccaagattggatgtttttctaaaatatatgctctagaaattattttggggaagtgctATGGCCTGTtctgtgcaggaagtcagactagatgatcccaacagtcccttctggccttggaatctatgaacctataATTTTATGAAGCATTAATTGCTTTGCTATATTCTTTCCTGAGGCCAGTCTATATCTGGTCATTGATGAAGAAGTAGAGTGGATATTTGGACACAAATATTGCTCTGTTCCTCTCCAAAAAATCAGTATTTCAAAGGACACCACAGAGGCAGGCAATGTTTTGTGATAGATACTGCAGAATAAAAAACAACAGTTTTCAAAAATGCTATTTCTGGAAGAGGTGTAAAAACATGACTGCCCACTTCTGCTAAAGAGAATATTTGTGGAATTATTATgagcatatttttttaatatattccaACCCCTAAAAAGCACAGGTTGTTGTATATTTTATGCTACTCTTACAGGGTCAAAAAGAAAGCAGAAATTAGAGATGCAGCCATACACTCACATACTGAATTAATACTTAAAGGATTAGGGAGAACATACCATCTCCTCAGCAataagaaaggagaaaatggGGCAAAACAGGACAGGAACTTACCAACTTGAAGAGATGTAGCCAGAAGCAATCAACTGCGAAATGGCCACTTCAGGGTTGCAACTGTTTGagtctgccaaatttaaagggctAGCCCCAGAAAGGCAggacggggagggaggcagagtttATAATCCTGCATTAAGGAGGGCTAGTAGGTACCAGGAAGGTGTTGTTTTGTTGTCCATGTTGGTTTTTCCAGGAGGTTTATGAGGGTTAATACACatcccccagctctgtcccaaaTCATTGAGTTCCAGTGATGTATGATCAGACTGGGAGATGTGTATCAGCCCTCTGAAACCCCATGGAAAGGTAGCAAAAAATTAATTCACCTTGAGGCTTCATTAACTTATGGGACCCCTCTCTGCACCTGACAACCATGGCTATGGAAAATCACTCCAATGGAGCTGTATTCTCAGAGAGCTGGGGATGGCCTAGAGACATTGTAGATGTCTCCTTGTGGGTGTCCCTGGATCTGTGGATCCCAGGGAAtctgctggggctgaagacaCAACTCTGACAGGGTGGGATATGTCTGGGCCAAACTGTGAACTATACTATGCCTAGCGAACAGAGGCCAACATCTACAAAGGGGGTTAGATGCCTAAAGCCCAGGTTTAGGTGGCAGTGCGATTCACAAAACCCCCATTCAATTGCCACCTAAACCTATAGATGACTCAACTCATTGGAGCCTAAATTTTCACTGTAACAGTCCCCTAGGCACTTGAATTTCTatctctgggcatgcacacttcTGCCTTCAGGCAGGCACCCAGagacctatctcctgcctaagccccagcatGAACCTCAAACCAGGTGAAGACAGATGTGGCAAAGCCTACCTCATTTGTGGGACCCAATCCAGTGGCCATGCTCACAGCATGCCTAACTCCATTCAGAATGGCCCCCTGGATAGTGGGAGAAAGAGGCCTCTCTTATAAgcttcagcccagtggttaggacactcatcCAGAATGTGGAAGATCCCAGTTCAATTTcttcctctgcctgatgtggtCCCTTTATGGATATGGGCCAGAGTGACTAGACTCAACCCAGACCCAGTTAGGTTTTAGAAGTACATGGGATCCAGCAGTTAGGGCCACTCGCACCAGACTGTTCACTGTTCAGATGGGGGACTGGGCCATGTTGTAACAATAACCACTGTCTGCTCTATGAGGGAAGAGGCGCACTTCTCCCACCCAATAAAATGACTTCGGGAAAACTCTATCAGGGACTCCGCATggcttttccctcctcccatgtTTTTTCTGTGGAAGGGGATGATCTAGCCTACTGCTAGTTGCAGTTACTATTTGTTCATCTTCAGCAGGATTTTCAGGTCCTGGTAGGGCAGGATGTTTTGGTACTTGTATAAACCATGTATTGTTTTTCTGTGTATTTTCATAACACATGGTGCTGCTATAGGTTACCTCAAAACTCATTGCATCTTGTGGTAAGCCTGAATCCCTCTGGATGCAAAGAATGCCCTGTTAGATGACACCTCATATTCAACAGATATAATTTAACAAGAGAACCCCCATTATCTATCATTCATTGGACCAGACAGGATTACTGTTGCTTGGAAAACCTTCAGGGGAGAACCTGGGAAAGGAGGAATGTGTATGAAGTACTCCTTATGAAGTTTTCCACAAGTCATGCCATTAGAAGGGGAAAAGTTTGCCCCATATGGAACAAAGGGGGAGTTTTGCCCCAAATATCATGAATCCCTCAAGACCCATGGGGATCAACTGGAGGCAAAAGGCCAGGTGCACAGAAATGCTATGCTTCTGCACTGCCCCCTCTTTGTCTCTCTAGCAGTATGGTTCTATTGGAGCTATGTTGCCAGAGACTTTCCCTATGGCTGCCACCAGTGTGCAGTTTGGCTGTAAAGTCAATGAAGctggtggctgggctggggaggaaatGATGCATGTTCACCACACTGGACCCATGGAGCTTCTTCCATAACATTTGGGGAGAGTAAGAGAAAGAGTGCTATGGAAGTGCACCTCTGCCTTCCACTGTAGAGGTGGAGCAGATCTGAGCCTGGAGAATTCCTTCCAAGTGCAGTTCTCTGGGGTGTGATCTTGCTCATTGAGAGGAACTGCATAGCATCATTCCATGAATGTAATCGGAAGATGGCAATATATTATGATGACATATAGGGTGACAGGCAAACTAGCGTTCAAACGATGGATTAGGTCaaggagaaatgcaaaaagtCAGTCCAGCTGGTTGCTTTTTGTGTATAAAAGGATGGAAAAATGGTTCCTAAATAATGTAATTTTGTAGGGTTCATCTCAATTTTAACCCATCTGTATGAATAATCAGGGTTTCCGATGCTAAAAATAAACTACTTCTAGATGATATTAATAACCACAAAAGGACCGAACAGCTTATTCCATCAATTACCTTTGACAAGTCTCACTTTCCAGCGCCTCATTTGCTACTATTGAATAGAACAGATAGTGGTTGTTATCCAGTTATGGATGGACACTAGTTTGCCCTGTCTTGTGTCATCCTAGCTCTGGTCTAATGTGGAGTTTTAATGTTTATTTAGAACCTACCTTGTGTTATAGAGTTTATAATGTGTGTcaaataaggcctggtctatatagTTTTTATAACTgtgtcagttaggggtgtggggttttttctgACATAGTTATGATGGTACACCCCCTAAGACCTATTCAGCTATAATAGTATAAAGGTACCCGATAACAGTTTAGCTTATTCTTTTTCCCATACGTGAaaaagctataccagtataaacacttttttactggtataactctgTCCACACTGTGGGCATtgtaactataccagtatagttaaagctgAACAGTCTGGGGAAGACAAGGCCTAACACTATGTTTGGTTATATTCATTCACTTCTTCAGTGTTGCCATATTGATTTTTTAACTAATATTTGTAATTTACAGTGTTTTCCTTGGTGTATTATAACTGCCTGAATCTAGTGTAAAATACCTAAGTGTTTGTTATATGCTGATCTTTTTTATATAACAACTAAGCTCAAAAAATCTTCCAGGAAGCCTGCCTTCCTTCATAAACATCCTCCCCAGCAAATACAGTCTTCAAGAGAGACCACGGAGGAACCAAAAGCCGTGTCAATATCTGGAGCTGGAAAACCAGAAGCTCTGATATTTATGGGGCATGTTTCAGGCGTTCGTGTATAAGGTGTATCCAAGGAGACAAATCCTTGAGAGGAGCTATTAATAAATCTTTGCAATATTTAAAAGACTGGAAATCAGTATATAAAGCTTCTATTGCATGTACTGTCACAAACTTTTTGCGTGAACTTGGAAAAGTGACTTAAATCACCTAGGTCAAACTCACTTTTGTGCTGCACCTTGTCTTGTCATTTACACCGGCATAGAGGGAACTGTAACTAGAGCTGGCcatgaagcattttgattttctgttgggaaaatctaaacaaaatatttcattgcaaGTCAGTTGGAGTCAaattggaatattttgttttgttgaattgactcaaatatttagttttgaatcagttcaacattaaaatgtatttctctaTAATGACATGTTGCCTCATGGGAGTGGCAGTTTGGGCTCTCATTCTTTCCAGTGGGCTATACTCACTggaggactacatctcccataatgcaatgCAGACCCTCTTTGGCCAAGTTGTGTGGTGCATCATGGTAGACATGATTCGCAGTTCAGCATAGGCGATGTGTCCACTCAGGGAACCTGGCCCATAGAGGAAAATGGGGGCATCAGGTGCTGAAACTAAACTCCCATGAAGCAATGCGCCACAATAGGGAAATGAAGTTTAGtgttgaactgactcaaaacaaagtgttttgggtcagttcaacaaaccCAAAAGaagcattttgacatttccaaatcacAGTGTTTTGCAATATTTCCAACCTTTTTGTCCCAATCTGGGACAAAATCTTTTGTCCCAATCTTGTGCTGGGGCAGCTCTCGGCCTGAGAACTGGAGTGTTTTACACTCACCTTGGATTCACTTTGGACTGGTATAAGTTACTACAGGGCAATGGTAAAGGTAGACTGCTGTGCCTCTGTGTCTGCATAAGGAAAATGGAGAAGacaatacttacctacctcataGGGGTACCTTTTTGTGATGAAAGGCACTATGTAAAATGTAAGACATCATAGtaagtattatcatcatcattattattattaattatttgtattaccattgtgcctaggagccctagtcatggaccagaacgcCTTTGTGCTAGGCtgtataaacacaaaacaaaaagacaatctatgcctgtcataaatataaagggaagggtaaccacctttctgtatacagtgctataaaatctctcctggccagaggcaaaaccctttcacctgtaaagggttaagaagctcagctaaactggctggcacctgacccaaaatggccaatgaggggacaagattcctTCAgatctggagggggtgggggaacaaaggttttggtctgtctgtgtgatgcttttgccgggaacagatcaggaatgcagccttacaactcctgtaaagttagtaagtaatctataagtaatctagctagaaaatgcgttagattttcttttgtttaatggctggtaaaataagctgtgtatattcctgtttttgtgtcttttgtaacttaaggttttgcctagagtgggattctctgtgttttgaatctgattaccctgtaaggtatttaccatcctgattttacagaggtgattcttttaccttttctttaattaaaattcttcttttaagaacctgattgatttttcattgttcttaagatccaagggtttgggtctgtgttcacctgtacaaattggtgaggattcttatcaagccttccccaggaaagggggtgtagggcttggggggatattttgggggaagatgtcttcaagtgggctctttccctgttctttgtttaaaatgcttggtggtggcagcatacggttcaaggacaaggcaaagtttgtaccttggggaagtttttaacctaggctggtaagaataagcttagggggtctttcatacaggtccccacatctgtaccctagagttcagagtggggaaggaaccttgacaatgcccCTCTTTCCTTTTATATTGATTTGGAGTTATTCCAATGAACTTGCTAAaactccaatccagcaaagcacttacgcatGTGTTTAACATTAAACATGGGAGTAGTCCCATAGAAATCAACTTTTGAGAATCAAAGCTTTTGATAATTTTCAAGGACCCTTAGAAGCTTTCCTGTAATATATTATCTTTTAATTAgcccaataaaagattacctacAACTTCTTATTATTTAGTAATGGAAATGTTGGAAGATCTTTAGCTTACATGATAGGGCAACAGTGGCCCGTAATATTTTACTCATATATATATAAGAATTGATCTATGTCAATCACTTCTCATGAACTGAAGTCCCACGTAAATTATGAAAATTATTTTCTCGTACTAAAGAAAACATTGTCATACGCTATTGGCTGCTACTGTTTTCAGTGAGGTTACTGTAGGTTTACCTCAATTTTACCTACTCGGGAGTTTATTTTTCCTTCATTTAACAGTGGAggagggattttttaaaagtgttgcCCTTTCAAAAgtctggaagaaaagaaaaacaaacaaacaaataaattacagtgtgatttttatcagtaaaatgTATCAAAAGTGTTGCAGAAATTACCTGCTTGCACCATTTTGTACACAGCCCTCACAGAAGAGGCCTTGGAGTTCTTTACAGGCAATccacagcagctggagccctggccctttaaatcaccaccagggAAGCCAGTCCGGTCCGGCACggtgtactggctcttgccggtacgccatacCGGACCGGACTGGCTTACTTTTACCTCTGCCTGAGATGGAGACTGTGACTGTAAATCCAGTGGAGTTACCCTagattacactggtataactgacaGTAGAATTTGGCTCTAATTAATTAAGTTTTATGACACCCTTGTGAGGTTGAAATGGTAATTAACCCAGTAAGAGAAGAATCTGATCTTAATtacctgaagatgagctctgtgtagctcaaaagcttgtctctcacactaacagaagttggtccagtaaaacagTGACCCCCAACCTTATTATATAGGAGGGacacataaacctaagcacaacagtgtgggccaaacagattctacatattttaataagatttaaagtcacctgtattgatttatattttttaagttcagcttgtttcataTGAATTTAGCTAGGTTGTTACTATGTCAATATTGTCTATTTATGCACTTGTGTAAAGTAAAATGATGTATATATGACAACAAACTGCTAATGAATCGGCTGTTAGTATATTGTGCTGAAGCAGGCTGCGGGCCTTAGGAAATACTCTGGTAGGCCATGTATGGCCTGTAGGCCATTGGTTGGGCACCCCTGCAGtcgaagatattacctcacccaccttgtttctcttgGTTATCAAGGCGTAGATTTCTTTTCATCTCCTCTATCTCTCTAGCTACTGAAGGATTAGATTCTGCCTCACTTATTCCCATTGACTCATACCTTTGTCCACAAGTAGTTCCATTGTAATAAGTGAGCCTTCTTGTGGAATAAGATACAAAACAACATAAGTAAAGTTGGTAAAATCTGGCTTCCAGGAATCAAGGAACAATCTTCTCCCACTTCACATACTTTGCGTTCAGGGAGAAGATGAAGCATCTATCTGCTGTATCCTGCCCAATTTTCAGTATGTCCCCCCAAAAATCCATATTGCTTTAGGAAGCAGAATAAGCAAATAAACTCCTGAATTAAGTACTGCAACGCACTGAACAGAATGAAATGGAAACAGATTTAAGACAGATAAAAGAtaaagataaaaacataaaaaaagacAGAAGATAAAAACTAACAAATGGCTTTAATATAGGTCAATCCTTAATAGTGATTATTTGCTTTGTGAAGCATATGATTGGATACGTTGCTCTTGTTTGTTACTCCTCAAACACAGAGCACAATGGTACTAGGTGGGCAGACAtatccaaagcacaggacctCTCTACATGTTTGTGGAGTGCCCCTTCCACACCAGCCTCTTCTTACTCCCTCACTCAATCCATAGTGGCTAGCCCCTGTCCTCACTACCCTCACCCACCCGAGAGTGGTCAGCAAGAGGACACCGAGTACTACTCACACTTTACTGCCTTCCTACACATA is a genomic window of Natator depressus isolate rNatDep1 chromosome 1, rNatDep2.hap1, whole genome shotgun sequence containing:
- the LOC141981764 gene encoding uncharacterized protein LOC141981764 → MKDRGHNRDPKQCRVKLKELRQAYQKTREANGRSGSEPQTCRFYDELHAILGGSATTTPAVLFDSFNGDGDNTEAGFGDEEDDDDDEVVDSSQQASGETGFPDSQELFLTLDLEPVPPEPTQGCLLDPAGGEGTSAACVSMITGSSPSQRLVKIRKKKKRTRDEMFSELMLSSHTDRAQTNAWRQIMSDCRKAQNDQEKRWRAEENEFAPLLVQPLLLSERHSLGLNQSLFHNWEMSSKEKDDNKYKPYLVERAKTDITTPALS